One Citrobacter amalonaticus genomic window carries:
- a CDS encoding NupC/NupG family nucleoside CNT transporter — protein sequence MDIMRSVVGMAVLLVIAYLLSVNKKHISLRTVGAALVLQIAIGGIMLYFPPGKWLVEQAALGVHKVMSYSDAGSAFIFGSLVGPKMDVLFDGAGFIFAFRVLPAIIFVTALISLLYYIGVMGLLIRILGGIFQKALNISKIESFVAVTTIFLGQNEIPAIVKPFIDRLNRNELFTAICSGMASIAGSMMIGYAGMGVPIDYLLAASLMAIPGGILFARILSPATEASKVTFENLSFTETPPKSIIEAAASGAMTGLKIAAGVATVVMAFVAIIALINGIIGGVGGWFGYGHATLEGIFGWVLAPLAWIMGVDWSDATLAGSLIGQKLAINEFVAYLNLSPYLQDGGTLDVKTIAIISFALCGFANFGSIGVVVGAFSAISPQRAPEIAQLGMRALAAATLSNLMSATIAGFFIGLA from the coding sequence ATGGATATAATGAGAAGTGTTGTGGGTATGGCGGTACTGCTGGTGATCGCATACTTACTGTCAGTGAATAAAAAGCACATCAGCTTACGTACCGTGGGCGCCGCGCTGGTGCTGCAAATCGCGATTGGCGGGATCATGCTCTATTTCCCGCCGGGCAAATGGCTGGTTGAACAGGCCGCGCTGGGCGTGCATAAGGTCATGTCATACAGTGACGCGGGCAGTGCCTTTATTTTTGGCTCTCTGGTTGGGCCAAAAATGGATGTGTTGTTTGATGGCGCCGGCTTTATCTTCGCCTTTCGCGTGCTCCCGGCGATCATTTTTGTCACCGCGCTTATCAGTCTGCTGTACTACATTGGCGTGATGGGACTGCTGATTCGCATCCTGGGCGGGATTTTCCAGAAAGCCCTGAACATCAGTAAAATTGAATCATTCGTTGCGGTCACGACGATTTTCCTCGGGCAAAACGAGATCCCGGCGATCGTGAAGCCGTTTATTGACCGTCTGAACCGCAACGAACTGTTTACCGCGATCTGTAGCGGGATGGCCTCGATTGCGGGCTCGATGATGATTGGCTACGCCGGTATGGGCGTGCCGATTGATTATCTGCTGGCAGCCTCGCTGATGGCGATTCCTGGCGGGATCCTGTTTGCGCGTATTCTGAGTCCGGCTACGGAAGCGTCAAAAGTCACTTTCGAAAACCTCTCTTTCACCGAGACGCCACCAAAAAGCATTATCGAAGCCGCGGCAAGCGGGGCGATGACCGGGCTGAAAATTGCTGCTGGCGTGGCAACGGTGGTCATGGCGTTTGTCGCGATTATCGCGCTGATTAACGGCATTATTGGTGGAGTTGGCGGCTGGTTCGGCTATGGTCATGCGACGCTCGAAGGGATCTTCGGCTGGGTGTTAGCCCCGCTGGCGTGGATCATGGGCGTTGACTGGAGCGATGCCACCCTGGCAGGGAGCCTGATTGGGCAGAAGCTAGCAATCAACGAATTCGTTGCTTACCTCAATCTCTCGCCTTATTTGCAGGATGGCGGCACCCTGGATGTGAAAACCATCGCTATCATCTCTTTTGCGCTGTGTGGGTTTGCCAACTTTGGTTCCATTGGCGTGGTGGTCGGGGCGTTCTCGGCTATTTCACCTCAGCGCGCGCCGGAAATCGCCCAGTTGGGTATGCGGGCGCTGGCGGCAGCCACGCTCTCTAACCTGATGAGTGCGACCATTGCCGGGTTCTTTATTGGTTTAGCGTAG
- a CDS encoding pseudouridine-5'-phosphate glycosidase, whose product MSELTISSELLHISPEVQDAINSKKPIVALESTIISHGMPFPQNAQTAIEVEETIRKHGAVPATIAIIGGVMKVGLSKEEIELLGREGHSVTKVSRRDLPFVVAAGKNGATTVASTMIIAALAGIHVFATGGIGGVHRGAEHTFDISADLQELAHTNVTVVCAGAKSILDLGLTTEYLETFGVPLIGYQTTALPAFFCRTSPFEVSIRLDSAKEIARAMAVKWQTGLNGGLVVANPIPETYAMAEEKINAAIDQAVREAEEQGVIGKESTPFLLARVAELTGGDSLKSNIQLVFNNAVLACEIAKEYQRLA is encoded by the coding sequence ATGTCTGAATTAACGATTTCCTCTGAATTACTGCATATTTCGCCAGAAGTCCAGGACGCTATTAACAGTAAAAAACCGATTGTTGCGCTTGAATCGACAATTATTTCTCACGGTATGCCTTTTCCACAAAATGCGCAGACGGCAATTGAAGTCGAAGAAACTATCCGTAAGCATGGTGCCGTGCCGGCAACGATTGCCATTATTGGCGGAGTAATGAAAGTCGGCTTGAGTAAAGAAGAAATTGAATTATTAGGTCGCGAAGGGCATAGCGTAACTAAAGTCAGTCGTCGTGATTTACCGTTTGTGGTAGCCGCCGGAAAAAATGGCGCGACTACCGTCGCTTCAACCATGATTATTGCCGCCCTTGCAGGTATTCACGTTTTTGCCACCGGGGGTATTGGCGGTGTTCATCGCGGTGCTGAACATACGTTTGATATTTCCGCCGATCTTCAGGAACTGGCTCATACCAATGTGACCGTGGTTTGTGCCGGAGCGAAATCTATTCTCGATTTAGGTTTAACCACGGAATATTTAGAAACGTTCGGTGTGCCGTTAATTGGTTATCAGACCACTGCGTTACCGGCATTTTTCTGCCGTACCAGTCCGTTTGAGGTCAGCATTCGTCTCGACAGCGCGAAGGAAATTGCCCGCGCGATGGCAGTGAAATGGCAAACCGGCCTGAACGGAGGTCTGGTGGTCGCCAATCCAATCCCGGAAACCTACGCCATGGCGGAAGAGAAAATCAACGCGGCGATTGACCAGGCCGTCCGGGAAGCGGAAGAGCAGGGCGTTATCGGTAAAGAGAGCACGCCGTTCCTGCTGGCGCGCGTTGCTGAATTAACCGGAGGCGACAGCCTGAAGTCCAACATCCAACTGGTGTTTAACAACGCCGTACTGGCCTGCGAGATCGCGAAGGAATATCAACGCCTCGCCTGA
- a CDS encoding pseudouridine kinase gives MREKEYIITIGSANMDVAGYSHASLNYADSNPGKIKFTPGGVGRNIAHNLALLGKNSWLMTAVGNDFYGQSLLAQTNQSGVHVDNCLIVAGENTSSYLSLLDNTGEMLVAINDMSITEHISAAFLAQHLDFIRGARVIVADCNISEQTLAWLLDNVGDVPVFVDPVSAWKCVKIRERLAQIHTLKPNRLEAETLSGIALSGREDVAKIAAWFHARGLHRLVLSMGGDGVYYSERDGDSGWSLPIKTHVVNVTGAGDAMMAGLASCWVEGMPFIDSIRFAQGCSSMALASEYTNNPELSVANVKTLVENTECLN, from the coding sequence ATGCGCGAAAAGGAATACATCATCACGATTGGTTCCGCCAATATGGACGTTGCAGGATATTCGCATGCTTCCTTGAATTATGCGGACTCAAATCCGGGGAAAATTAAATTTACGCCTGGCGGGGTCGGTCGCAATATCGCCCACAATCTTGCTCTGCTCGGGAAAAATTCCTGGTTAATGACGGCGGTTGGCAATGATTTCTATGGACAATCGTTATTGGCGCAGACAAATCAGTCGGGCGTGCATGTGGATAATTGCCTGATTGTTGCCGGTGAGAACACCTCAAGTTATTTATCGCTTCTCGATAATACCGGTGAAATGCTGGTGGCAATCAATGACATGAGCATTACCGAACATATTTCGGCGGCGTTTCTGGCACAGCATCTCGATTTTATCCGGGGTGCCCGTGTCATTGTGGCGGATTGTAATATCAGTGAACAGACGCTCGCCTGGTTACTGGATAACGTCGGGGATGTCCCGGTGTTTGTTGACCCGGTATCGGCGTGGAAATGCGTCAAGATCCGCGAGCGTCTGGCCCAAATTCACACCCTCAAACCTAACCGTCTTGAGGCGGAAACTCTCAGCGGCATTGCGCTTTCAGGGCGTGAAGATGTTGCGAAAATCGCTGCCTGGTTCCATGCGCGTGGCCTGCATCGCCTGGTTCTCAGCATGGGGGGGGATGGGGTTTATTACAGTGAGAGAGACGGTGACAGCGGTTGGTCGCTACCGATAAAAACCCATGTCGTTAACGTTACCGGAGCGGGAGATGCCATGATGGCGGGACTCGCTTCCTGCTGGGTTGAAGGCATGCCTTTCATTGATTCTATTCGATTTGCGCAGGGTTGTTCCTCCATGGCGCTGGCCAGTGAATATACCAACAACCCTGAATTATCTGTTGCGAACGTTAAAACCCTTGTGGAGAACACAGAATGTCTGAATTAA
- the fruA gene encoding PTS fructose transporter subunit IIBC, producing the protein MKTLLIIDANLGQARAYMAKTLLGAAAHKANLDIIDNPNDAELAIVLADAIPNDNALNGKKVWLGDIARAVAHPELFLSEAKGHAKPYSAPVAAAPVATTSGPKRVVAVTACPTGVAHTFMAAEAIETEAKKRGWWVKVETRGSVGAGNAITPEEVAQADLVIVAADIEVDLAKFAGKPMYRTSTGLALKKTAQELDNAVAQAVVYEPTGKAQAAANEGKKESAGAYRHLLTGVSYMLPMVVAGGLCIALSFAFGIEAFKVEGTLAAALMQIGGGSAFALMVPVLAGYIAFSIADRPGLTPGLIGGMLAVSTGSGFIGGIIAGFLAGYVAKAISTKLKLPQSMEALKPILIIPLISSLVVGLAMIYLIGKPVAGILEGLTHWLQTMGTANAVLLGAILGGMMCTDMGGPVNKAAYAFGVGLLSTQTYAPMAAIMAAGMVPPLALGLATIVARRKFDKAQQEGGKAALVLGLCFITEGAIPFAARDPMRVLPCCIVGGALTGAISMAVGAKLMAPHGGLFVLLIPGAITPVLGYLIAIVAGTLVAGLAYAFLKRPEEDAVAKAA; encoded by the coding sequence ATGAAAACGCTGCTGATTATTGACGCTAATCTCGGGCAGGCTCGCGCTTACATGGCGAAAACTCTGCTCGGTGCGGCGGCGCATAAAGCAAATCTGGATATCATCGACAATCCAAATGACGCTGAACTGGCGATCGTACTGGCCGATGCCATCCCTAACGACAACGCGTTGAACGGCAAAAAAGTCTGGCTGGGTGATATTGCCCGGGCGGTGGCGCACCCTGAGCTGTTTCTTAGCGAAGCCAAGGGGCACGCGAAGCCTTACAGCGCACCGGTTGCTGCTGCGCCTGTTGCCACAACCAGCGGTCCGAAACGTGTCGTGGCCGTGACGGCGTGCCCGACCGGCGTGGCACATACCTTCATGGCGGCGGAAGCGATCGAAACCGAAGCGAAAAAACGCGGCTGGTGGGTGAAAGTCGAAACCCGCGGTTCTGTGGGCGCTGGCAATGCCATTACTCCGGAAGAAGTGGCGCAGGCGGATCTGGTGATTGTGGCGGCAGACATTGAAGTGGATCTGGCGAAATTTGCCGGTAAACCCATGTACCGTACCTCTACCGGTCTGGCGCTGAAGAAAACCGCGCAAGAACTGGACAACGCCGTGGCGCAAGCCGTGGTATATGAGCCCACCGGCAAAGCGCAGGCGGCGGCGAATGAAGGGAAAAAAGAGAGTGCCGGTGCGTATCGTCACCTGCTGACGGGCGTGTCATACATGCTGCCGATGGTGGTTGCCGGCGGTCTGTGTATCGCGCTCTCCTTCGCCTTTGGTATCGAAGCGTTTAAAGTCGAAGGGACGCTGGCGGCCGCGCTGATGCAGATTGGCGGTGGTTCAGCCTTTGCACTGATGGTGCCGGTTCTGGCGGGATACATCGCCTTCTCGATTGCTGACCGTCCGGGTCTGACGCCGGGTCTTATCGGCGGTATGCTCGCCGTAAGCACGGGTTCTGGCTTTATTGGCGGGATCATTGCAGGTTTCCTTGCAGGATATGTGGCGAAGGCCATCAGCACGAAGCTGAAGCTGCCGCAGAGTATGGAAGCGCTGAAACCGATCCTGATCATTCCGCTGATTTCCAGCCTCGTGGTGGGTCTGGCGATGATCTACCTCATCGGTAAACCGGTCGCCGGGATCCTCGAAGGGTTGACGCACTGGCTGCAAACCATGGGGACGGCGAATGCGGTGCTGCTGGGGGCGATCCTCGGCGGGATGATGTGTACCGACATGGGTGGTCCGGTTAACAAGGCGGCATACGCGTTTGGCGTTGGTCTGCTGAGTACACAAACGTATGCGCCCATGGCGGCCATTATGGCGGCAGGCATGGTGCCACCGCTGGCGCTGGGTCTGGCAACGATTGTTGCGCGTCGTAAGTTCGACAAGGCGCAGCAGGAAGGGGGTAAAGCGGCGCTGGTACTGGGCCTGTGCTTTATCACCGAAGGGGCCATTCCCTTCGCCGCGCGCGATCCAATGCGTGTTCTGCCGTGCTGTATTGTTGGCGGCGCGTTGACGGGGGCGATCTCAATGGCGGTCGGGGCGAAACTGATGGCACCGCATGGTGGTCTGTTTGTTCTGCTGATCCCTGGGGCGATTACCCCGGTGTTGGGATACCTGATTGCCATTGTCGCCGGTACGCTGGTTGCGGGTCTGGCCTATGCCTTCCTGAAACGTCCGGAAGAGGATGCTGTCGCCAAAGCGGCATAA
- the fruK gene encoding 1-phosphofructokinase, which produces MSRRVATITLNPAYDLVGFCPEIERGEVNLVKTTGLHAAGKGINVAKVLKDLGIDVTVGGFLGKDNQDGFQQLFSELGIANRFQVVQGRTRINVKLTEKDGEVTDFNFSGFEVTPADWERFVNDSLSWLGQFDMVCVSGSLPSGVSPEAFTDWMTRLRSQCPCIIFDSSREALVAGLKAAPWLVKPNRRELEIWAGRKLPEMKDVIEAAHALREQGIAHVVISLGAEGALWVNASGEWLAKPPSVDVVSTVGAGDSMVGGLIYGLLMRESSEHTLRLATAVAALAVSQSNVGITDRPQLAAMMARVDLQPFN; this is translated from the coding sequence ATGAGCAGACGTGTTGCGACCATCACGCTAAACCCGGCCTACGATCTGGTGGGGTTCTGTCCTGAAATTGAGCGTGGTGAAGTTAACCTGGTGAAAACGACCGGTCTGCATGCGGCGGGGAAAGGGATAAACGTAGCCAAAGTGCTAAAGGATCTCGGGATCGACGTGACGGTCGGCGGTTTCCTCGGCAAAGATAACCAGGACGGTTTTCAGCAGTTGTTCAGCGAACTGGGCATTGCTAACCGTTTTCAGGTGGTGCAGGGGCGTACCCGCATCAACGTCAAGCTGACGGAAAAAGATGGTGAAGTCACCGACTTCAACTTCTCCGGTTTTGAGGTCACGCCTGCCGACTGGGAGCGTTTTGTTAATGATTCTCTGAGCTGGTTGGGTCAGTTCGACATGGTGTGCGTCAGCGGCAGTCTGCCATCCGGTGTGAGTCCGGAAGCATTTACCGACTGGATGACGCGCCTGCGCAGTCAGTGTCCATGCATTATCTTTGATAGTAGTCGTGAAGCCTTGGTCGCGGGGCTGAAAGCCGCGCCGTGGCTGGTGAAACCGAACCGCCGTGAACTGGAAATCTGGGCCGGTCGCAAACTGCCAGAAATGAAAGATGTGATTGAGGCGGCGCATGCGTTACGTGAACAGGGTATCGCACATGTGGTGATCTCCCTGGGGGCAGAAGGCGCGCTGTGGGTGAACGCCTCGGGAGAATGGCTCGCTAAACCACCTTCGGTTGACGTGGTCAGCACCGTGGGCGCCGGGGATTCGATGGTTGGCGGCCTGATTTACGGTCTGCTGATGCGCGAATCCAGCGAACATACGCTGCGTCTGGCGACAGCCGTCGCTGCGCTGGCAGTCAGTCAGAGCAATGTGGGTATTACCGATCGTCCTCAGTTGGCCGCAATGATGGCGCGTGTCGACTTACAACCGTTTAACTGA